Proteins from one Actinobacillus lignieresii genomic window:
- a CDS encoding DUF6216 family protein: MRKYELDYRLLSKLKGEFDIETLSVRNVPSKRKLLSTIAGFIIAFICFLALLPILINLSIGNYALLEFTDSRETYWISHDKVRKFSYSDIFYTPSNQENEKQLTTVKKVK, encoded by the coding sequence ATAAGAAAATATGAATTAGATTATAGGTTGCTATCTAAGCTTAAAGGAGAATTTGATATTGAAACACTAAGTGTTCGTAATGTACCAAGTAAAAGAAAATTGTTAAGTACTATAGCCGGATTCATCATTGCTTTTATATGCTTTCTAGCTCTTCTACCTATATTAATAAATTTATCTATTGGAAATTATGCCTTGCTAGAATTTACAGATAGTAGAGAGACTTATTGGATAAGTCATGACAAGGTAAGAAAGTTTAGTTACTCCGATATTTTTTACACTCCTAGCAATCAAGAAAATGAAAAACAGCTTACCACTGTGAAGAAGGTAAAATAA